ACGTGGTCCGGCGCGATGTGCTTGAGGATCCGGGTGTAGTGCGTGATCAGCAGCACGCCCTTGTCGCCGCCTGCGGTGTAGCGGTTGACGCCGTCGGAGACGACACGCAGGGCGTCGACGTCCAGACCGGAGTCGGTCTCGTCGAGGACCGCGAACTTCGGCTTCAACAGGTCGAGCTGCAGGATCTCGTGCCGCTTCTTCTCACCACCGGAGAAGCCCTCGTTGACGCTGCGCTCGGCGAAGGACGGCTCGATGTCGAGGTCCGTCATCGCCTGCTTGACCTCCTTGACCCAGTGGCGGATCTTGGGGGCCTCGCCACGGACCGCCGTGGCGGCCGAGCGCAGGAAGTTCGACATCGAGACGCCGGGGACCTCGACCGGGTACTGCATGGCCAGGAACAGGCCTGCGCGGGCCCGCTCGTCCACGGTCATCTCCAGCACCTCCTCGCCGTCCAGCAGCACCGAACCGGAGGTGACCTCGTACTTCGGGTGGCCTGCGATGGCGTAGGCGAGGGTGGACTTGCCGGAGCCGTTGGGCCCCATGATCGCGTGGGTCTCGCCGCCGCGCACCGTCAGGTCGACGCCCTTGAGGATCTCCTTGGGCGCGTCGTCGGTGGACACCGAGACGTGCAGATCCTTGATTTCCAGAGTGGCCATCGGTCTTCGTTCTCCTGATTTCGCTGGTAAGTCTGGGGAAGGCGCGGGTGGGCGTGGCGCGGACGCCGTCGCCTCAGCCCGCGATCCTGCGTGCCGGGTCGACACGGACCCAGCCCTGGCTGATCTCGGTCGCGAACACCGCCACCGGATCGGTGGCGGGCAGACCGGTCGGAGCCCCGGTGCGGAGGTCGAAGCACGAGCCGTGCAACCAGCACTCCAACATGAGCTTGCCGCCCTTGGTGACCAGGTCGCCCTCGGACAGGGCCACCTCGGCGTGCGAGCAGACATCGTGCAGCGCGTGGACGCCGTGGGCGTCGCGCACGAGGACGACGGAGACACCGTCGACATCGTGGCGAACGGGCTTCCCCTCGGGCAGCTCGTCGACCTCGCACACCGGGGTCATCGTCATGTGCCGACCGCCGCCAGCTCGGCCTCGATAGCGGCCTCGAGCCGCTCGCGGACCTCGGGCACCGCGATCTTCTGCAGGATCTCGCCGAAGAAGCCCCGGACCACGAGCCTGCGGGCCACCTCGACCGGGATTCCCCTGGCCTGGAGGTAGAAGAGCTGCTCGTCGTCGAACCGACCCGTGGCGCTGGCGTGTCCGGCACCCTGGATCTCCCCGGTCTCGATCTCCAGGTTCGGCACCGAGTCGGCACGCGCACCATCGGTGAGAATCAGGTTGCGGTTCAGCTCGAAGGTCTCGGTGGCCTCCGCGGCAGCCTGGATCAGC
This Actinoalloteichus hymeniacidonis DNA region includes the following protein-coding sequences:
- the sufC gene encoding Fe-S cluster assembly ATPase SufC, which translates into the protein MATLEIKDLHVSVSTDDAPKEILKGVDLTVRGGETHAIMGPNGSGKSTLAYAIAGHPKYEVTSGSVLLDGEEVLEMTVDERARAGLFLAMQYPVEVPGVSMSNFLRSAATAVRGEAPKIRHWVKEVKQAMTDLDIEPSFAERSVNEGFSGGEKKRHEILQLDLLKPKFAVLDETDSGLDVDALRVVSDGVNRYTAGGDKGVLLITHYTRILKHIAPDHVHVFAGGRIVESGGAELADQLERDGYVRFTGNKETAAV
- a CDS encoding non-heme iron oxygenase ferredoxin subunit produces the protein MTMTPVCEVDELPEGKPVRHDVDGVSVVLVRDAHGVHALHDVCSHAEVALSEGDLVTKGGKLMLECWLHGSCFDLRTGAPTGLPATDPVAVFATEISQGWVRVDPARRIAG